From one Streptomyces sp. N50 genomic stretch:
- a CDS encoding EamA family transporter, producing the protein MDECALNRALEAPVSIPSTPPTAPVATPSAVPTANPTANPAVTPGRRGSLGPVGLVLAGGVSVQFGGALAVTLMPRVGALGVVTLRLLVAAVVLLVICRPSLRGHSRADWGTVVVFGITMAAMNGLFYQSLARIPLGPAVTLEVLGPLALSVLTSRRALNAVWAGLALAGVFLLGGGGFSSLDPVGVAFALGAGAMWATYIVFSARTGRRFPQADGLALAMVVAAVVFLPLGVVESGTKLLNPATVALGSAVAVLSSVLPYTLELLALRRLPSSTFAILMSLEPAVAATAGFLILHQALSVPEAMAIALVIAASMGAVRTQVGRGKAKVEP; encoded by the coding sequence ATGGATGAATGCGCGCTGAACCGAGCCCTGGAAGCCCCCGTGAGCATCCCCAGTACGCCGCCCACCGCCCCCGTGGCCACCCCGTCCGCCGTCCCGACCGCCAACCCGACCGCCAACCCGGCCGTCACCCCTGGCCGCAGGGGCTCGCTCGGGCCGGTGGGTCTGGTGCTGGCCGGGGGTGTCTCGGTGCAGTTCGGCGGTGCGCTGGCGGTGACGCTGATGCCCAGGGTGGGGGCGCTGGGTGTGGTGACGCTACGGCTTCTGGTGGCCGCGGTGGTTCTCCTCGTGATCTGTCGCCCGAGTCTGCGGGGCCACTCGCGAGCGGACTGGGGCACGGTCGTCGTCTTCGGCATCACCATGGCCGCGATGAACGGCCTCTTCTACCAGTCGCTGGCCCGCATCCCCCTGGGTCCGGCGGTGACGCTGGAGGTACTGGGCCCGCTCGCCCTCTCGGTCCTGACGTCCCGGCGTGCGCTGAACGCGGTATGGGCGGGACTCGCCCTGGCGGGCGTCTTCCTCCTCGGCGGCGGAGGCTTCAGCAGCCTGGACCCGGTAGGCGTGGCCTTCGCCCTGGGGGCCGGAGCCATGTGGGCCACATACATAGTCTTCAGCGCTCGTACGGGGCGTCGCTTTCCGCAGGCCGATGGGTTGGCGCTGGCGATGGTTGTGGCGGCGGTGGTGTTCCTGCCGCTCGGCGTCGTGGAGTCAGGCACAAAGCTCCTGAACCCGGCGACGGTCGCCCTCGGATCCGCGGTGGCGGTCCTGTCATCGGTCCTCCCCTACACACTCGAACTCCTGGCCTTGCGCCGCCTCCCCTCCTCGACCTTCGCCATCCTGATGAGCCTGGAACCGGCTGTGGCGGCAACCGCGGGCTTCCTGATCCTCCACCAGGCGCTGTCCGTCCCTGAAGCCATGGCTATCGCGTTGGTCATTGCGGCGAGCATGGGGGCGGTGCGGACGCAGGTGGGCCGGGGGAAGGCGAAAGTAGAGCCGTAG
- a CDS encoding ABC transporter ATP-binding protein — protein MDTDEEDLEYDEDYGTPTIPARTAFRRFWPLTRGLRRWLVLVWVCTVIGALAETEAILLFADLTDRALAKGSLSAFWSPAVKWLGVALVGALVSYAGNSLAAWATERFVMRLREHVFDHVQQLPPHFFQRHRQGDLLSRLTSDVEAIETLVVSGVIGTASALFSALFYAAAAFWLRWDLAAATFVLAPLFWLAARRFSGSIKDVSREGRVADGAITSVVEESLGNIVLTQAYGRRDAERRRLNEEAGAWFRASVRSTRLNEAYEQLVSVIETVCVLAVIGIGAWEISTGRMTLGQLLAFSAFLGYLYPPVRGLAQLGLTITAATAGAERLIEILDVRPSVADPARDSETGRPDGTVELRDVTFSYPGADRTALEGLSFTVNPGELVIVTGPSGAGKSTVSKMLLRFYDPDAGQVLLDGVPLRDLPLARLREYVTLLPQETLVLHDTVRANIACGRPGASEQAIMDAAVAADAHEFILRLPDGYDTKVDPNSARLSGGQLQRLAIARAILRDAPVLVLDEPTTGLDSMAARRVVKPLRRLMAGRTTIMITHDLNLAPDADRILVVDRGRIVETGRHAELMALGGAYSRLHRSQNNAVMDTGELRLPSFAEAGVGYGYPAAPVFVESWTPQTYEPPYESPYSPTYQPAYPQTEYPEYSDPLFGPMPTTLPDGRPLFRD, from the coding sequence ATGGATACGGACGAGGAAGACCTCGAATACGACGAGGACTACGGAACTCCCACCATTCCCGCCCGCACCGCTTTCCGTCGTTTCTGGCCGCTGACCCGCGGTCTCAGACGCTGGCTGGTCCTCGTCTGGGTGTGCACGGTGATCGGCGCGCTCGCCGAGACCGAGGCCATCCTCCTCTTCGCCGACCTCACCGACCGCGCCCTCGCGAAGGGCTCACTGAGCGCGTTCTGGAGCCCGGCCGTGAAGTGGCTGGGCGTCGCGCTCGTGGGCGCGCTCGTCTCGTACGCGGGCAACTCCCTCGCCGCCTGGGCCACCGAACGTTTCGTGATGAGACTGCGCGAGCATGTCTTCGACCACGTACAGCAGTTGCCCCCGCACTTCTTCCAACGGCACCGCCAGGGCGACCTGTTGTCCCGCCTCACCAGCGACGTGGAGGCGATCGAGACCCTCGTCGTGTCCGGCGTCATCGGCACCGCCTCCGCGCTCTTCTCCGCCCTCTTCTACGCGGCCGCCGCGTTCTGGCTGCGCTGGGACCTCGCGGCCGCCACCTTCGTCCTCGCCCCCCTCTTCTGGCTCGCGGCCCGCCGCTTCTCCGGCTCCATCAAGGACGTCTCGCGCGAGGGCCGGGTCGCCGACGGCGCGATCACCTCGGTCGTCGAGGAGTCCCTCGGCAACATCGTCCTCACCCAGGCCTACGGCCGCCGCGACGCCGAACGCCGCCGCCTGAACGAGGAGGCCGGCGCCTGGTTCCGCGCCTCCGTCCGCTCGACCCGGCTCAACGAGGCGTACGAGCAACTCGTCTCCGTCATCGAGACCGTGTGCGTGCTCGCCGTCATCGGCATCGGCGCGTGGGAGATCTCGACGGGCCGCATGACCCTCGGCCAACTGCTCGCGTTCTCGGCCTTCTTGGGCTACCTCTACCCGCCCGTCCGCGGCCTGGCCCAACTCGGCCTGACCATCACCGCCGCCACCGCGGGCGCCGAACGCCTCATCGAGATCCTCGACGTCCGCCCGTCCGTCGCCGACCCCGCCCGCGACTCCGAGACCGGCCGCCCCGACGGCACGGTCGAACTCCGCGACGTCACCTTCAGCTACCCGGGCGCGGACAGGACCGCCCTGGAAGGCCTCTCCTTCACCGTCAATCCAGGCGAGTTGGTGATCGTCACCGGCCCCAGCGGCGCCGGCAAGTCCACGGTCTCCAAAATGCTGCTCCGCTTCTACGACCCCGACGCGGGCCAAGTCCTCCTCGACGGGGTGCCGTTGCGGGACCTCCCCCTCGCCCGCCTGCGCGAGTACGTCACCCTGCTCCCCCAGGAGACCCTGGTCCTGCACGACACCGTCCGCGCGAACATCGCCTGCGGCCGCCCCGGCGCGAGCGAGCAGGCGATCATGGACGCGGCTGTCGCTGCCGACGCCCACGAGTTCATCCTCCGCCTCCCCGACGGCTACGACACGAAGGTCGACCCCAACTCGGCCCGCCTGTCCGGCGGTCAGCTCCAGCGCCTGGCGATCGCCCGCGCGATCCTGCGCGACGCCCCGGTCCTGGTCCTCGACGAACCGACCACCGGCTTGGACTCGATGGCCGCCCGCCGGGTCGTGAAGCCTCTGCGCCGACTGATGGCGGGCCGTACGACCATCATGATCACCCACGACCTCAACCTCGCCCCCGACGCCGACCGCATCCTGGTGGTGGACCGGGGCCGGATCGTGGAGACGGGCCGGCACGCCGAGCTGATGGCGCTGGGCGGGGCGTACTCGCGGCTGCACCGGTCGCAGAACAACGCGGTGATGGACACCGGGGAGCTGAGGCTGCCGTCGTTCGCGGAGGCGGGCGTGGGTTACGGCTACCCCGCGGCGCCGGTCTTCGTAGAGAGCTGGACCCCGCAGACGTACGAGCCGCCGTACGAGTCGCCGTACAGCCCGACGTATCAACCGGCCTACCCGCAGACCGAGTACCCGGAGTACTCCGACCCCCTCTTCGGGCCCATGCCGACCACCCTCCCCGATGGTAGGCCCCTGTTCCGGGACTAG
- a CDS encoding lipid II:glycine glycyltransferase FemX, with the protein MTSLRLRPITPAEHLAFIAARPSASHMQVPSWGAVKPDWRAESLGWFEETSGQLVGVGLVLYRPVPKLKKYLAYLPEGPVIDWHAADLDRWLDPMLAHLRSQGAFTVKMGPPVVVRRWSADAVKAAIADPDARRLKDAAPTSYEPRAYEVADRLRRAGWQQTEAGGDEGFAAGQPRYVFQVPFAGRSLDDIHRGLNQQWRRNIKKAEKAGVKVVQGGYDDLPAFYELYAETAERDRFIPRPLPYFQRMWNALTAEHPDRMRLYLAHHDGEILAAATMLTVGRHVWYSYGASTSRRREVQPNNAMQWRMMTDAHQLGAAVYDFRGITDTLEESNHLLGLLRFKAGAGGEAVEYLGEWDFPLNRLLHKALDLYMARR; encoded by the coding sequence ATGACCAGCCTCCGTCTCCGCCCCATCACCCCCGCCGAACACCTCGCGTTCATCGCCGCGCGCCCCTCCGCCAGCCATATGCAGGTGCCGTCGTGGGGTGCGGTGAAGCCCGACTGGCGGGCGGAGAGTCTGGGGTGGTTCGAGGAGACGAGCGGGCAACTGGTCGGTGTGGGGCTGGTGTTGTACCGGCCCGTGCCCAAACTCAAGAAGTACCTCGCGTACCTGCCCGAGGGTCCGGTGATCGACTGGCACGCAGCCGATCTCGACCGCTGGCTCGACCCGATGCTCGCGCACCTCAGGTCGCAGGGCGCGTTCACGGTGAAGATGGGCCCGCCCGTCGTCGTACGCCGCTGGAGCGCGGACGCGGTGAAGGCGGCGATCGCCGACCCCGACGCGCGCCGGCTCAAGGACGCGGCGCCCACGTCGTACGAACCGCGTGCCTACGAGGTCGCCGATCGCCTGCGCCGCGCGGGCTGGCAGCAGACGGAAGCCGGGGGAGACGAGGGCTTCGCGGCCGGGCAACCCCGGTACGTGTTCCAAGTACCGTTCGCGGGCCGCTCGTTGGACGACATCCACCGCGGGCTCAACCAACAATGGCGGCGCAACATCAAGAAGGCCGAGAAGGCCGGCGTGAAGGTGGTCCAGGGCGGCTACGACGACCTCCCCGCCTTCTACGAGCTGTACGCCGAGACCGCCGAGCGCGACCGCTTCATCCCGCGCCCGCTGCCCTACTTCCAGCGCATGTGGAACGCCCTCACCGCCGAACACCCCGACCGCATGCGCCTCTACCTCGCCCACCACGACGGCGAGATCCTCGCCGCGGCCACGATGCTGACGGTCGGCCGGCACGTCTGGTACTCCTACGGCGCCTCCACCAGCCGCCGCCGCGAGGTGCAGCCCAACAACGCGATGCAGTGGCGCATGATGACCGACGCCCACCAACTCGGCGCGGCCGTATACGACTTCAGGGGCATCACCGACACCCTGGAGGAGTCCAACCACCTGCTGGGGCTGCTGCGTTTCAAGGCCGGTGCGGGCGGAGAGGCCGTCGAGTACCTGGGGGAGTGGGACTTCCCCCTCAACCGGCTGCTGCACAAGGCGCTGGACCTCTACATGGCGCGCCGCTGA
- a CDS encoding metallophosphoesterase family protein translates to MTDELARVAVLSDIHGVLPALEAVLAEPEVAAADRVVLTGDITAGPQPAEVVDLLRAESDRVLWISGNADRELVEYRRGERTEIPDPIAPYAATALRPDQIDFLATLPKTLTLPIRGLGRVLFCHATPRDDEEVVLVDSRPARWTEVLTGLDDDIRTIVCGHTHMPYIRLAHGRLIVNPGSVGMPYGRPGAHWCLLGPGTDLRVTPYDIPTAIARLTRESGYPEIAEWADYFLNARASDTEALEMFGPRDGRG, encoded by the coding sequence GTGACCGACGAACTGGCCCGGGTCGCCGTCCTCTCCGACATCCACGGCGTACTCCCCGCCCTGGAGGCGGTCCTCGCCGAACCGGAGGTGGCCGCCGCTGACCGCGTCGTCCTCACCGGCGACATCACGGCGGGCCCCCAACCGGCGGAAGTGGTGGACCTGTTGAGAGCCGAGTCCGACCGGGTCCTGTGGATCTCGGGCAACGCGGACCGCGAACTGGTCGAGTACCGCAGAGGCGAACGCACCGAGATCCCCGACCCCATCGCCCCGTACGCGGCGACCGCCCTCCGCCCCGACCAGATCGACTTCCTGGCCACCCTCCCCAAGACGCTCACCCTCCCGATCCGCGGCCTGGGCAGAGTCCTGTTCTGCCACGCGACTCCCCGCGACGACGAGGAAGTCGTCCTGGTCGACTCCCGCCCCGCCCGCTGGACGGAGGTCCTCACCGGCCTCGACGACGACATCCGCACGATCGTCTGCGGCCACACCCACATGCCGTACATCCGCCTCGCCCACGGCCGCCTGATCGTCAACCCCGGCAGCGTCGGCATGCCGTACGGCCGCCCCGGCGCCCACTGGTGCCTGCTCGGCCCCGGCACGGACCTGCGCGTGACGCCGTACGACATCCCGACGGCGATCGCCCGCCTCACCCGCGAGTCCGGCTACCCGGAGATCGCCGAGTGGGCGGACTACTTCCTCAACGCGCGGGCGTCGGACACGGAGGCGCTGGAGATGTTCGGACCCCGGGACGGGCGCGGGTGA
- a CDS encoding FAD-binding and (Fe-S)-binding domain-containing protein, producing the protein MADLQAGLVDVQAELRRTVRGEVGFDVTSRALTTMDASNYRRVPLGVVAPRDADDVAATLAACRAHGVPVVARGGGTSIAGQATGTGVVLDFTRHMNGLVSLDPASRTAVVQPGLVLDRLQQAAAPHGLRFGPDPSTHSRCTLGGMIGNNSCGSHSVAWGTTADSVSGLSVITARGDSLRLGQDWAGAPSGLRPLVESELARLRTGFPDLPRRISGYALDALLPENGADVARSFCGSEGTLGILTEAVVRLVEAPRARALAVLGYADESGAAEAAAGLLVHGPLTVEGMAADLVRSTADLPRGGAWLFVETGGDTEAEARARAETIVRAADVLDSLVVTDPSAQRALWRVREDASGTATRMPDGSEAWPGWEDCAVPPAQLGAYLRDFRSLLTAHGLRGTPYGHFGDGCIHVRIDFDLLTEPGVARFRRFSEELAELVAAHGGSLSGEHGDGQARAELLPRMYGAEMVTLFERAKGVWDPDDLLNPGMLVRPAPLDSNLRFSVLPREPVDVVFGYPSDGGDFSAAVRRCVGVAKCRTTEASGSSVMCPSFRATGEEAHSTRGRARLLHEMLAGELVTDGWRSTEVRDALDLCLSCKGCRTDCPVGVDMATYKAEFLHHHYEGRRRPAAHYAMGWLPRWLRLVARTRTAWLVNSLASVGPLARVAKRLGGIATERRIPRVAGVTFTRAWRRQARAETRRSMRAGVEYEETPTRGRVHLWPDTFTEHLSPSVGHAAVRVLEAAGLGVLPVLPVMTGKQVCCGLTYVSTGQLDRAREVLRRTLDAMGELPGTGEVPIVVLEPSCAAALRTDLPELLPNDPRAARLSASILTFAEALERLAPDWTPPRLDRPTAGQTHCHQHAVLGDAPDRRLRDAAGLTGELAGGCCGLAGNFGFEKGHYEVSATCAEEQLLPAVRQAPQDALILADGFSCRTQLEQLAGVRGRHLAEILADALEGEEK; encoded by the coding sequence ATGGCGGATCTTCAAGCGGGCCTGGTGGATGTCCAGGCGGAACTGCGGCGGACCGTCCGGGGCGAGGTCGGTTTCGACGTCACGTCCCGGGCGCTGACGACCATGGACGCGTCCAACTACCGACGCGTCCCCCTGGGTGTCGTAGCGCCCCGTGACGCCGACGACGTGGCGGCGACCCTGGCGGCCTGCCGGGCGCACGGGGTGCCGGTGGTGGCCCGCGGCGGCGGCACGTCCATCGCCGGCCAGGCGACGGGCACGGGCGTGGTCCTGGACTTCACCCGCCACATGAACGGCCTGGTGTCCCTGGACCCCGCGTCCCGTACGGCGGTCGTGCAGCCCGGCCTGGTCCTCGACCGCCTCCAACAGGCCGCCGCGCCCCACGGGTTGCGCTTCGGCCCCGACCCCTCGACCCACAGCCGCTGCACCCTCGGCGGCATGATCGGCAACAACTCGTGCGGCTCCCACTCGGTCGCCTGGGGCACGACGGCGGACAGCGTGAGCGGGCTGTCGGTGATCACCGCGCGGGGCGACTCCCTGCGCCTCGGCCAGGACTGGGCGGGCGCCCCATCGGGTCTACGCCCCCTCGTGGAAAGCGAGTTGGCCCGCCTGCGCACCGGCTTCCCGGACCTCCCCCGCCGTATCTCGGGGTACGCGCTGGACGCCCTCCTGCCCGAGAACGGCGCGGACGTCGCCCGCTCCTTCTGCGGCAGCGAGGGCACGCTGGGCATCCTCACGGAGGCGGTCGTACGCCTCGTCGAGGCACCGCGCGCGCGTGCGCTGGCGGTACTCGGTTACGCCGACGAGAGCGGGGCGGCGGAGGCGGCAGCGGGCCTGCTGGTCCACGGCCCGCTCACCGTCGAGGGCATGGCGGCCGACCTGGTCCGCTCCACCGCCGACCTCCCCCGGGGCGGCGCCTGGCTGTTCGTCGAGACGGGCGGCGACACGGAGGCGGAGGCACGCGCGCGTGCGGAGACCATCGTCCGCGCGGCCGATGTCCTCGACTCCCTGGTGGTCACCGACCCTTCGGCTCAACGGGCCCTGTGGCGCGTCCGCGAGGACGCGAGCGGCACGGCGACGCGCATGCCGGACGGCTCGGAGGCGTGGCCGGGCTGGGAGGACTGCGCGGTGCCACCGGCTCAACTGGGCGCGTATCTACGGGACTTCAGGAGCTTGTTGACCGCACACGGCCTACGGGGCACGCCGTACGGCCACTTCGGGGACGGCTGCATCCACGTCCGCATCGACTTCGACCTGCTGACGGAGCCGGGGGTGGCCCGCTTCCGCCGCTTCTCGGAGGAGCTGGCGGAGTTGGTGGCGGCGCACGGCGGCTCGCTCTCCGGCGAACACGGGGACGGCCAGGCACGCGCGGAGCTACTACCTCGGATGTACGGCGCCGAGATGGTGACCCTCTTCGAGCGCGCGAAGGGGGTCTGGGACCCGGACGACCTCCTCAACCCCGGGATGCTCGTGCGGCCCGCCCCGCTCGACTCGAACCTCCGCTTCTCGGTGCTCCCGCGCGAGCCGGTGGACGTGGTGTTCGGCTACCCGTCCGACGGCGGCGACTTCTCGGCGGCGGTACGGCGCTGCGTAGGAGTCGCCAAGTGCCGTACGACAGAGGCGTCCGGGTCCTCGGTGATGTGTCCGTCGTTCCGGGCCACCGGCGAGGAAGCGCACTCCACACGCGGGCGTGCCCGGTTGTTGCACGAGATGCTCGCGGGCGAACTGGTCACCGACGGCTGGCGGTCGACGGAGGTCCGGGACGCGCTGGACCTCTGCCTGTCCTGCAAGGGCTGCCGCACGGACTGCCCGGTCGGGGTCGACATGGCCACGTACAAGGCGGAGTTCCTGCACCATCACTACGAGGGCCGGCGCAGGCCGGCGGCGCACTACGCGATGGGCTGGCTGCCGCGCTGGCTACGGCTGGTGGCGCGCACGCGTACGGCGTGGCTGGTCAACTCCCTCGCCTCGGTGGGGCCGTTGGCGCGGGTGGCCAAGCGGTTGGGCGGGATCGCGACCGAGCGGAGGATTCCGCGGGTGGCGGGGGTGACGTTCACGAGGGCGTGGCGGCGGCAGGCCAGAGCGGAGACGCGGCGGAGCATGCGGGCGGGGGTGGAGTACGAGGAGACTCCCACCCGGGGCCGTGTCCACCTGTGGCCGGACACCTTCACGGAGCACCTGTCACCGTCGGTCGGCCACGCGGCCGTGCGGGTGCTGGAGGCGGCGGGCCTGGGCGTACTCCCGGTCCTGCCGGTGATGACGGGGAAACAGGTCTGCTGCGGCCTGACCTACGTCTCGACGGGCCAACTGGACCGCGCACGCGAGGTGTTGCGCCGGACGCTGGACGCGATGGGTGAGCTCCCGGGCACGGGGGAGGTGCCCATCGTCGTCCTGGAACCGAGCTGCGCGGCGGCCCTCCGCACGGACCTCCCGGAGCTGCTGCCGAACGACCCGAGGGCAGCCCGCCTGTCCGCCTCGATCCTCACCTTCGCCGAGGCCCTGGAACGCCTGGCCCCCGACTGGACCCCACCTCGTCTGGATCGCCCGACAGCGGGCCAGACCCACTGCCACCAACACGCGGTACTGGGCGACGCCCCCGACCGCCGCCTGCGCGATGCGGCCGGCCTGACGGGCGAACTGGCGGGCGGCTGCTGCGGGTTGGCGGGCAACTTCGGCTTCGAGAAGGGCCACTACGAGGTGTCGGCGACATGCGCGGAGGAACAACTCCTCCCGGCGGTACGCCAGGCCCCACAGGACGCGCTGATCCTGGCGGACGGCTTCTCGTGCCGCACACAGCTGGAGCAACTGGCGGGCGTACGGGGCCGACACCTGGCGGAGATCCTGGCGGACGCGCTGGAGGGGGAAGAGAAGTGA
- a CDS encoding sensor histidine kinase, giving the protein MTAPILPGERPTFRTVAPVPLFTAVLAGLAVAGAVYVTPGSKRLAVACGAGAGALLLCAAVALATHAYQTARITRRRLEAVTLDAGRLLQERARLSTDFDRERVQLTEELTHERARLTAELSQERARLTSDFSQERMRLTTSFAEERGRLTEESELERARLAAENKQLAERARRDSHERAAALSATANAAGRMQALATGMLADLRAMEERHSDEDVLADLLHLDHRTAQAGRLADSVAVLTGARSGRRWARPIAMESILRGAMGRISGYQRVRVHSASDTAVAGHAAEGVMHALAELLDNAANFSPPSAEVHVYVEEVPAGVILSVEDSGLVMGDIQLRRAERAVSGDSAELGGLTGTRLGLAVVGRLARKYGLKVSYRPSARGGTGVLMLVPQDILVPQDAPAPQVSLDLPEASPQPSPSTPVDPEAVAEPATSVRDHPWMSYAAGRTLADLDPDPVPTHESADRDAPADAVTDVANTLPEGLPKRRRGQALAEAERSRARTESAAPETTRPAPSADDTLARTARFNSFRRAVREAAATDQATRASGTDADSPVPAEFPGSADSPVSAEPTPTPSLSHSEGNPTS; this is encoded by the coding sequence ATGACCGCCCCCATACTTCCCGGCGAACGACCCACCTTCCGCACCGTCGCCCCCGTCCCCCTGTTCACCGCCGTACTGGCCGGGCTCGCGGTCGCCGGCGCGGTCTATGTGACACCCGGCTCGAAGCGGCTCGCGGTCGCCTGCGGTGCGGGGGCCGGCGCGCTCCTGCTGTGCGCGGCCGTCGCGCTCGCCACGCACGCGTACCAGACGGCCCGGATCACCCGCCGCCGCCTGGAGGCCGTCACCCTGGACGCGGGGCGGCTGCTGCAGGAACGGGCCCGGCTGAGCACGGACTTCGACCGGGAGCGCGTGCAGCTGACCGAGGAGCTGACCCACGAGCGGGCCCGGCTGACCGCCGAACTCTCGCAGGAACGCGCCCGGTTGACCTCCGACTTCTCCCAGGAACGGATGCGGCTCACCACCTCCTTCGCGGAGGAGCGCGGCCGCCTCACGGAGGAGAGCGAGCTGGAGCGCGCCCGACTCGCCGCCGAGAACAAGCAGTTGGCCGAGCGCGCCCGCCGGGACTCCCACGAGCGGGCCGCCGCGCTCTCCGCGACCGCCAACGCGGCGGGCCGGATGCAGGCGCTGGCCACCGGCATGCTCGCCGACCTGCGCGCCATGGAGGAACGGCACTCGGACGAGGACGTCCTCGCCGACCTGCTCCACCTCGACCACCGCACCGCGCAGGCGGGCCGTCTCGCCGACTCCGTCGCTGTCCTCACGGGCGCGCGCTCCGGGCGCCGTTGGGCCCGCCCGATCGCCATGGAGTCGATCCTGCGGGGCGCGATGGGCCGGATCAGCGGCTACCAGCGCGTGCGCGTGCACTCCGCGAGCGACACCGCCGTCGCCGGACACGCGGCCGAGGGCGTGATGCACGCGCTCGCCGAACTCCTCGACAACGCGGCGAACTTCTCGCCGCCGAGCGCCGAAGTGCACGTCTACGTAGAAGAAGTGCCCGCCGGGGTCATCCTCTCGGTGGAGGACAGCGGCCTGGTCATGGGCGACATCCAGCTGCGCCGCGCCGAGCGCGCAGTCTCCGGTGACTCGGCCGAACTGGGCGGTCTCACCGGCACCCGGCTGGGCCTCGCGGTCGTCGGGCGGCTGGCCCGCAAGTACGGCCTGAAGGTGTCGTACCGGCCCTCCGCGCGGGGCGGCACCGGCGTCCTGATGCTCGTACCGCAGGACATCCTGGTGCCCCAGGACGCGCCGGCACCGCAGGTCTCCCTGGACCTCCCCGAGGCGTCACCGCAGCCCTCGCCGTCAACACCGGTGGATCCGGAGGCGGTTGCCGAGCCCGCGACCTCCGTCCGCGACCACCCGTGGATGTCCTACGCCGCCGGCCGCACCCTCGCCGACCTCGACCCGGACCCGGTGCCCACGCACGAGTCGGCGGACCGGGACGCACCGGCCGACGCGGTGACGGACGTAGCGAACACGTTGCCCGAAGGCCTGCCCAAGCGTCGCCGGGGTCAGGCACTCGCGGAGGCCGAACGCTCACGCGCGCGTACCGAGTCCGCCGCCCCCGAGACAACGCGCCCCGCCCCCTCCGCCGACGACACCCTCGCCCGCACCGCCCGCTTCAACAGCTTCCGCCGGGCCGTGCGCGAGGCGGCGGCGACCGACCAGGCCACGCGCGCGTCCGGCACCGACGCGGACAGCCCCGTACCGGCGGAGTTCCCCGGATCGGCGGACAGCCCCGTATCCGCAGAGCCCACCCCCACTCCCTCCCTCTCCCACTCGGAAGGCAACCCCACCTCATGA
- a CDS encoding roadblock/LC7 domain-containing protein, translating into MTGTTTADEKLTWLIEGLLERTPGARHALVLSRDGLKLCRTPELSVDQADQLAAIAAGIQSLSHGASVEFGDGSGGVRSAMTEFYGGVLFIVEAGEGAHLALVTTEDADAGLIGHNMSELVEQLGEHLRAEPRSS; encoded by the coding sequence ATGACCGGCACGACGACCGCCGACGAGAAGCTCACCTGGCTCATCGAAGGCCTCCTGGAGCGCACCCCGGGCGCGCGGCACGCGCTCGTGCTGTCGCGGGACGGCCTGAAGTTGTGCCGGACGCCCGAGCTCTCCGTCGACCAGGCCGACCAGCTCGCCGCGATCGCCGCCGGGATCCAGTCGCTGTCGCACGGCGCGTCGGTGGAGTTCGGGGACGGCAGCGGGGGTGTCCGCTCCGCGATGACGGAGTTCTACGGCGGCGTGCTGTTCATCGTCGAGGCGGGCGAGGGCGCGCACCTGGCCCTGGTCACCACCGAGGACGCGGACGCGGGGCTGATCGGGCACAACATGAGCGAGCTGGTCGAACAGCTCGGCGAGCACCTGCGCGCGGAACCCCGCTCGTCATGA
- a CDS encoding DUF742 domain-containing protein, with protein sequence MSRPGRDDSPDRLYTLTGGRARSGPDSPFDLVTLVVAECDPAAGMQSEHAAILRITEHPTAVVELAAELKLPVSITKILLSDLLAAGRVSARHPRKADLDPDVLEQVLVGLRNL encoded by the coding sequence ATGAGCCGCCCCGGCAGGGACGACTCACCCGACCGCCTCTACACGCTCACCGGAGGCCGCGCCCGTTCCGGCCCGGACAGCCCGTTCGACCTGGTGACCCTCGTGGTCGCCGAGTGCGATCCGGCGGCCGGGATGCAGTCGGAGCACGCGGCGATCCTGCGGATCACCGAACACCCCACGGCCGTCGTCGAGTTGGCGGCCGAGCTCAAGCTCCCGGTGAGCATCACCAAGATCCTCCTCTCCGACCTTCTCGCGGCCGGCCGGGTCAGCGCCCGCCATCCGCGCAAGGCCGATCTCGATCCCGACGTCCTGGAACAGGTGCTCGTTGGACTCCGCAACCTCTGA